Genomic window (Juglans microcarpa x Juglans regia isolate MS1-56 chromosome 2S, Jm3101_v1.0, whole genome shotgun sequence):
CTGCTTACTAGACGTAGAGGTGAATGTGAAGAATAACAAGGAACAGAATAAGAAACAAACCGTAGAGAACTGTGTGCACAAAAATGGAAGCAATGCTAGTCTTCCTGTTCATGAAATCAAGGGGACGATTCTTGCCAGGCATTTGAAAGAGTGTTCCTGGTGACAGAATTGCAAACAGAGCCGCAGCTATGAGGGAAGCAGCCCAATCGTTCATTCTAAGCAGTAAGTAGTAACAAACCAgaccaaaacaaacaaattcaatttccaacagcagcagcagcagaagaagaagaagaagaatcaggCAAGCATGTTAAAAAGGGCTTTGGATGCCATGCTGATATATTACTTCGGTATCTTGGACGGGGGAACAGAATTTCCTAAAGCAGCAACTTTAATTCTCAACCACTAAACTTTATTCTTCCTTTTGTttagtgttttatttatttatttatttaaagttatTTCTGCGCTCTATTGGATAAGGCCAAGCATCGTTTTCTATTGTTGTCAAGCCCGTAAGGAGTGCAATAATATGGTGCATGATTATGCAGTCTGCATTCATTGGAGGCCCCAATAACGGATGGAGTTGGGTGACACTGCTCCAATCAATGCCGTCCATTtcagcacttttttttttccttggatgATTCAACTATTTGAGTAAAAATTgcatttataataaatttgtttatggatacatataatatattaccgATGTATACTCTATGTCAgctcgtatttttttttattttttttattttatatatatatatataataaatttgtttatggatacatataatatatacctatttttttttatttttttttattttatatatatatatataaatataataaatttacgCACCAAGTTATAAATGTaataactaaaaacattaaagtaatattgttttgtttttatttttttattaataatcccactgttttgaatatattaaactttatcatttcttattcatatttatcatttgaaaatatacCACCATTAGACATgataactctttttaaacaaTAACTCTATATGCAACtatttttacttactttttagGCACTCCACTGATGTGATTGATtggatcaatttttttaatataaaataattgatttggcCAATCATATCAGTAAAGTGCGTTATGAATATATATCCTTTCTTAATATGCTCTATATATAGCTATTACGTATAATtgatattcaaaattataatgtgTTGTAATTTGTAATTGGTATACAGCTGAACTCAGTTAAAATGTCTTCTTTTTAATGGAGGGAGCaaatgtacaaattttaaaaataaatacatatatatatatttatttatatatataatctctctTGGCTCTTGCTTACAGAGTGTTCCAAAATCGTTCCATTTTCTCAACAGTCGCTCACCCTCAAAGGATCTCAACTTCCTCATCCCCAGTCCGTCGCGTAAAAACTAGCCACTTTTCTTGCTGTCCTTGGGCGATCCCTCACCGACACGCACGTCTGACTTATCCAACACCTAGATGAAGTGAagcacattaattttttttcctctggaGAAAGAAATGCCGAACTGGGCTGCCGTACTGATCAGCGTGGCACTGTTCGTGCATGATACTCGCACCGTGACTTCTCTTTCATCTTACAGGGAAACAGCTAGCCGGCAGCTGGCCCGAGTTCGACAGCTTGAAGACCTAAATTAAGGCAAGGCATTCGTCATCCACAGACTCTCATCTTCTTTGTTCTCTACGTTGAGCTTATATATTCTTGACGGTCCGCGTCGATATCTACAACGGCAgagcggtttttttttttttttttctcggtaTCTTTTCGACATCTATAATATGTGTCGTGAGTATGACTCCGGTGATACCTCGTTTAGCAGAAATAAAAAGCACATAGCTTTCTTGCTTATTCTCTCGTGCCTATACTTCTAATGATGTCACAATgataaatgaaacaaaatacgACAAAGACCTTAGAATCGGATCAAACTTGTTGCTCGTAGCAGTTGTAGGACAGACCAACAACCTCAGTGAAAGGAACAGTGAAGGCCAGAATGACTACGAGAGAATTCATAGATTTGTACTTTAATGTAAACAAGAGTACCTACTAGCCAACAGCGCACCAATTAACAAGGAAAACAGAAACGGAAGTagaatgtgaaaatttaaacaAAGGGAGATATACAGCAACTCTATCTAGgggagatgaaaaaaaaaaaaaaaaggaaagaaagagctAACAAGCTGTATGGGCGCTTTTGGATCAATTAACGTGAATGTGAATACCAATTGCAACAACCAAGATGGTAAGTATGCAAAAGTATATAATGGCATGAACCAAAATGGCAATCCCACTTGTGTTCATGTTCCCGAACTCAACCACCCTTGTTCTAGCCGGCAGTTGGAACAGCAACCCGGGCGAGAAGAGAATGAACAAAACCACCGCGACAACAACCGGCCCCCAATCAGCACCCATCGCTCTTTTTGTCTCTTTATCTTTCGTCTCTAAATGAAAAGGAGATAAGGAAACTAGTTGGGATTTCTCTTGCAGTATGAATGAGAGGAGAAGAGAACTAGGATATGCTCGACCTAATATGTATAgggaaaaatgattttaatacgTACAAAGGGGGGGATGAGGGATGCT
Coding sequences:
- the LOC121252585 gene encoding uncharacterized protein LOC121252585, whose product is MGADWGPVVVAVVLFILFSPGLLFQLPARTRVVEFGNMNTSGIAILVHAIIYFCILTILVVAIGIHIHVN
- the LOC121252586 gene encoding uncharacterized protein LOC121252586, with product MNDWAASLIAAALFAILSPGTLFQMPGKNRPLDFMNRKTSIASIFVHTVLYGLFLILFLVILHIHLYV